TCGTCTCCATCTCCAACCTCCTCAacgtcaccaccaccatcgtcaCCGAATCTAACGCCGTCGACCCGGTCGTCCCTATTGCCGTGGACCCTCTCGTCTTCGCGCCTTTTGTCGGCGACCTCATCCCCACCTGCCGGCTAGCCTAGCcgagaggagagaagtgagagagggagagagagaggaggaagggagaggaggggaaagagataaAGGGTGATGACGTGGTATCCTGACATGTGCGGTCCACGTGGGTCGAACGCTGACTTAGCCgccacataggataaaaccggggtcaaaaccaccgagggacctaaagtaAACGATTTTGTACGTTAAGGGacgccggatatctggttttgcgattatgggacgattttgtaactcgatgacgagttgagggaccttcggtgtactttttccctagAACTATAGCATGTGGGTGAGGACAGATAAGGCCTAGGCCCATCGACAATGATATGAGCCCAATTCTCACCCTCTCAACTTTTTAGACGAAAACTTGAAGCCCGGCAATCGTCAAGCTTTCTGTTCAAGAGAGGCACTTGCAATTTTTGAGTTGAGTTGGATATGCATACACCTTCATTCCATGATGCAAGCCGAAATCTGCCACGCACACAAGATTTTCTTGTTCTTCAGAGATGGGATTGGTATTGTCCTCCTGGTGGCCtttacgtaaaaaaaaaatcatactccctccatctcatttCATTTTATAAGTCATTTATACTATTTCTacggttagttttttttagaaatttaacCACATTTATTTagagatatagcaaaattttaacataaaacaaatatattatcaaatatatttaataaaacttattTAATATAATAGAGTTAATTTTACTTTGGGTCACATTTTATTACCGATGTTTCGCTTTGGACCACCTTAGGaccaatattttcactttggaccgggtATTTTTACCTTTATTTCACATTGGACCACCCTCACTTTTTTATCCATCTACATCCAACTTGTAATATGTCGAAGAAATAATCTTACATATAGCTGTGACAGTTCATTGACGAGTAGGAGACGGCGTAATCGAGATCGttcatatgcttgagaagagagttgggtggtccaaagtgaaacaaaggCAAGTTTACCTAGTCCAAAATGAAAATATTGCttaaagggtggtccaaagtaaaaCATCGGTAACAAAAGGTGGCCcgaagtgaaatttactcttaatatTATGGATGTTgcaaaactttttttataaaattagttaaacCTAAACAAATTTGacaataagaaaaattaaaaataacttataaaatAAAACGGAGGAGGATTACAAATAATGCGGTGGTGGTGCGTGCGAGCAGGTGACCATCTGGACGTCAGGTCCTTTGCTCGCAGCTTAGCTTGCCGCCCGGAAACCTTATCACGAAGaatcgtacgtacgtacgtacgtacatgccCCCAGCCTACCTAGCCGTGCCGAGCCAAACCAAACCGATCGATCGCTGGTCCCGTCCAAAACCCACACACCGCACAGCACAGAACAGCACAGCGGCGCCCACCGAAAGCGAATCGTCCCAACCGCGACGCGAGGCCTTGGTGTGTGTGGCTCACCGGAACACAAGGGCACAGGAGACGACGAGGACAattgtactactagtagcagGCTAGTATAGCTAGCTGGTGCCCCACGCATCCGCACGGAACGCGTCGGCGCACATGTGAGCGAGCCGAGCGACGGATCGTGAGACGAGGGCGCGGTGATCAGATGAGATCAGATCTGGAGCACTAGGAGGAGTACTGCTCCTGAGATGAGTCGTACGCCTCCTTATCACGGGCCTCCTCCCTTGAAATTCCCGGCCATTATCATTCATGCTTCGACCAGCGGTTGGCGGCTCGTGCTTATCGTCTCGTCTCCCGTCCTCTTCCTCGCAAACAGCGGCTCTCAATCATCCGTAGCTGGATGGATTGATTCGGATTCCCCGTTGGCGCCACCATGGGCTTCTTTGCCAATGCTACAGTGTACTTCTAGGCTACACTTGCATAGTGGCAATGGATTGCGAGCACAGTAGCAGTACACCCGAACTCGCTGGATATTGATATTTTCCATCCATCGGAGTACGATGCGACGAGGACGTATGATGGGGTGATGGtctgatggatggatggatggatcggacGGGTCATCGGTATCCTGGGTGAGTGGAAGCCGCAACATGAGATGGCTACCTCTCGATCGGTACGTGCACGGTGCACCTGCTCAGCCAGCACGACGATTGGGAGGGCCACTTGCCTTGTGGATTCCCTCTAATCGTCGTGCATTCGTGCgtcctccctccgtccttaaaaaaaaaaaagacgaacaCTGGTTTCCGTGTCAACCggccgtcttatttaaaaaaattataaaaaattaaaaagataagtcacgcgtaAAGTATTAATcgtgttttatcatctaacaacaatgaaaatactaattataaaaaaagtttcatataagacggacagtcaaacgttgatgCGGAAACCTATGGTTTGCctatttttgggatggagggagtacgtacgtgCACGCTGTGGTTGCTGCCGATAGAGAGAGATCGACGCTACCTGCGCAGGTGAAATCATGAAAGATCTCGATCGTCTTGTCGCCAAAGTGTAACTCACGTAATaggtcaaatatatattttgtaaaccGTGTCaatgtccaaaacgtcaattaaaatgaaattgGAGGGAGTACGGATTATCGGAGTCAATTTGTTGTTCCCAGTAGGCCGAACTGTAATTTTCGAAGTCTTGCTACTACGGAGTATGACGCTAGATTTGCTTATGTACATGGTGTTGTCATTACAAGGACACTAGTAGAAGATTGCAACAGCTGCAAATGTATCTGGAATTTTATGTTTCTATCGAAATTTGGGCGGGATGCGTACCATATTTCGAatcctaattaagctagcttgTTAATTTGTATTTCCTGATTTGAGAGATTCCTGAGTTGATTGGTGATAAACCAGTACTCCGATTGTGGCGTTTAGCATATCTCGTGGTAGAAATAGGCAAGCGAGCAGCTGTCTTGCAAGGATCGATAGAGGTAATAGGATTATTGCGCCAACCAAACCTTTTTGTGAAGATTTGAATTAGTGCATGCAGCCAACTTGTACCATGTAATTGTATATTGTCTAACGCACGTATCGATGACGTGCATCCTGTTTTAAAACAGCAAGTCGCCTGATCAACATGTAATTAACCTAATCACAAGCTCTATGCATTTGGCTAGTACGACTGGCACTAAATTTCTCCGTCCCACTCGAACAGGCGACTTACGAATAAGAAAATCACAGGCAACAAAGATAAAACAGTTGATGACAACACCTGTGACTGGCCGAAACAGAGCTCCTGCCTCCAACAAACTTTATACTCGTTTTCTTCTTAAACACTTGTCCTTATTAGATATTATCAATAAATAAACTTTTACCACTCGTTTTTCTCTAAAAGATATAATACTCTTGAAGAAAAATGTACTATCAAAGAGTGTTGTACCCTAAACATAAGCATTAAGTTCTTGCTCTTCGTAATTTAACcatataatttattatttaattattaaagTTGTAATAGGATTGGTCAAACGGTGACTAGCAAATAGTAACCCACAGTAAGCGAGGAAATATACAATACAAACCCTATATATTGGAAAACATAAAAGTTACTGTTGAATGGAAAATAAACACCTAAATTTTGACCATATCATAAATAGAGAAAAATTATTCCCAGCAAAATTTTTACTTAGGTTGAATATGAAAGTAAAACTTACTATTGGTGGCGTGGCTAATCTGATACGtctatttttcaataaaatgaTTGCATTACATATTTACCCGATAAACGACCGCACTAAACGTTTCCATTCCACCATGTACGAGTCACATGTCGCAGGTGATGACACAATAGAACCAATGAAATCAATACTAGCATATACTCCAGTGACATGACACTACTGGATTTTAGGATTTGTTATGACCCACATAGAACCGGGCATGTCCCCCTGCCCTGGTCAAGTTAAGACccctgaaagtctgaaacagaGGCACACGCCCACCGGAAAACTGGAACGGAGAGAGACGaccagccccatcgtttggcctaaacagccaaagaataagccaaaatttgaatttttgaacttgattttgaagttgattttggaatgcttttaacgtaatttttgttaatgttggcttttaagtcgctatgaacaaatctacaaaagttttacttataaattaattttaattttctaataagccaaataagccattttgggtaaaatggcaaccgatgggagccgACAGCTCAACCGGCTGCTCCGTGCTCGGCGGTGAGTTGCGACCTGCCCCTGCGTGCGTCGGAGCTGACTCACCACCTGATAACGCGATCATCTCACGGTCGGACAGCCTAGCGATCTCGAATCCAGTTCGTCTCGGattgtggccgccgccggctgcgattcccgcggggggggggggggggggggggggggggggggggggggggggcggtggGGCGGGGTCAAGCACCGGCGATTCCTCCGGTCAATTCCCATCAACTCGACCGCACGCACAAAGACCACCTGTTTTGAGGCTGCGTTCTTTCCAACTATTgcaacttactccctccgtttcacaatataaattattatactattttccacattcatattgatgtcaataAATATAGACCTACacaatataaattattataacattttccacattcatattgatgtcaatgaatctacatatatatatgtctaagattcattaacatcaatataaatgtgaaaaatgctacaataacttatattgtgaaacggaggaagtaaggcTTAATCGGTTCATCTTTGCTGCGGCTGTGCTACATCTATGGTATGCAGTAACATCCTGATTGGAGCTGTTACAATTGAAAATCCACGTCCTCACATTAAAATATAGCGCGTAATTAATTACATGTTAGCTTAAAAAAtggaaaatgaattaatataattcttaaaaaacttttctatataaaacttaaaaaatggtatAATTGGAAAACGTACACGCGAAAAAATggaaggccgtgtttagatccaaagtttttcttcaaactttcaacttttccatcacatcaaaacttttctacatacacaaacttccaacttttccatcacatcgttccaatttcaaccaaacttccaattttgacgtgaactaaacacaaccgaAGATGAGTTGAGAACATAGACTAAAGAACACATATTATGAAGATGAGCTGTAGGCTTCATCGgttggcctaataagccaaagcaaatatcataatttaaatttcaaacttaaattttaagttaattttaaaattgtcGACAGGtggtacccgtagaccggatatagagggtattggggtacgttggtataaggatctacgtaatacgacatcaaacaaacaaaagacgaggattataccggttcaggccccttgataggtaatagccctaatccagttgatatgggattatatggtggaaaacacaggttacaaagggaacgatgGAACTTGATGGATCCGACGAGATCGTGGTCGAGTTTCTTCGACTAGATCCCGGTGAGTTGGCTCCttgtaggctccgacttcgtaggctgtgagggttgtgttggctctgagattcgatgccccaAGTCCTCCCcgggggggtcccttttatatcgcaggtcaggcagtttccaagtagaactcggagatatcagACCCTATACGACACATTGACAACCCaatcttgtccgagtaggattcttcTCATCCGTAGACTCCGTGAGGGATTTTCTTAGTGTACACAGGAAGTATCCGTATGCGCGTAGGTATACTATACCGATATGTGACGGATATCAAAaggtaaagggtatgcctaacccgtaaccctgaaaaaaatattttaaacttattttttatattggCTTTTTAGTcgctaataatatatatacaaaagtttcaCCTACGagctaatttttattttctaataaaccgttttgatTAATTGAGAAATGCGGGCAACTGATGAGGCTCAACCTAAAAAGTTACTGGAGGCCTCAGTTACACCAGTTACGGGGAAAAAAACTAGTCCAAAACATGACATATTCACATGGATCACAACGAAGAAAAATTAACCAAAAGCTTACAGTAATCCGATAATCTCCCTCCAAAAACAGTAGCTCTGCTCGCCTAATCGTTTTTCCAGCGTGAGGCAGCCGCCACGCGACGTCCCGGCGATTCCGCAGGCCGTCGCGTTGCTGACTCGGAATGGGGATATTTTTTTAGCACCGCGGCTCTATCTCTCTACGCGCGGGaggggtgggccccacctgcgaGTGAGACACCAAGGCGTGGGCCCCACGGTGACGTGGACGCTGCCTTGCAGGCAGGAGAGGAGGCTAGCTGGTGATCGTGATGCATATACTCCGTACATATCTCCGTGATCTTTTTTTTACAGCTTTCCTGCCTTGTGGGGTCACTCGAGTGTTTTGGAATTTAATATTTGGGGGTTTGTGAAGGTGACATGAGTTTGACAAGTCACCTAGTGTCATGGTAATACTCGAATAATGCTGTGGTAATACTCCGGTGTAATTTGATTAGTTAATTCTTGGGACATTTATAAATTTGCCacctttttttcaattttacaaGTATGCTACTTGAATGACAGTTTTAATGgcattttgcaaattttttagTGGAAGTTTtacaataacgattcaaagctGTAGTAAATTTACAATTACccattaatttcttttttttagcctCTGTGTATAGGCGCACAGACAGTCACTTATGCGTACCACATATCCTATGACTATATTCGAGTTTCATAAAGATATCATATAGGAGTACATTTCACTATTACTGAGTACGTTgtttacaaaaataaaattaatccaGTATAAAAACTTGAATACGGATGAgtagtgtaattttttttctagccaGATAAACTATACTTCATTTTTAGTTTGTCTAGTTAATCGGTACTTTAGAGCTGtaataatacttcctccatctcttTTTATATAACGgcaatataaaagaaaaacagagggaATATGTTGATCTGTGGATGCATCGAGAAAAGGCTGTCGGATAAAATTTGTTGAtgtgtttgatttttcttttccttttttttcctggacGTGTTGATTCCAATGATTTGTGTGCTCGACGGATCAAAACGTTACACGTTTGCACACCATCCGAACTTACCCTGGCTGCGTCATCGCCACGTGTACAAAATGTGCATCTTATGGTACACGTCGGATAACTAATCCGGGATATGGACGAGTGGTATGGACTGCACCGGTTTTGGAGTTCGGACCAAACTTGCCAACTTCTGGACTCTTTTCGCTTTTAAAAAActtgtttatatattttgtcGTTTCGGCCTCATCAAAGAACACTTCATCACCTCAATTTTATTCCGcttcaaataaataaatagtactCCACTCCTCATTTTTGACTGAATATGATCGAGCTTAACTCGAGAAATCTCGTAAAGTTCATCCTGTACTTGATCAGTGAATAATATCTAGTATACGGTACGCAAATTGAACAAATATCATTTTGGATATCTTAACTAAGATTTCGCTAGCCTTTTTGGTTTACACCTAAACAAATCTCTTACTCCAAGCAGTGACGAAATGACGGCACAGAAAGCTGGATGTTAATCTAGGCGTGACAGAGACCGGGGTGACGGCTGGAGCATTCGAGAAAGAGATAAAGCTACTCCTAGTAGAAAACAAAATGCTCTCACGTCTCATGTTCCATCGATAGATAATTccaggacaaaaaaaaaaaaaaagcacagtaCTAGCAGCCACCAGCTATAACCACTCTCTGACAGCCACAATTGCTCGCCCACTTTTTCAGAAAACGATTTTCCTGCGCTACGTGTGCAGGCTAATTCTCTGGAGACAGATTAGCTTAATCCTCTCTCGCTCTGGAACACTAACTGTGGCTGTCATGTCATGTTCATGTCACGGCTTCCCCGAATGCGCTAATATTCCCGTGAGATCTCGCTTTTTGACGGGGAATCGAGCGTGATATCGCCTCACTACTGAGGCTGGCTAGTTTgggatactactccctccgtctataatataacatattttgagtttttttatttgcactgtttgactatttattttattaaaaaatttaaaattattatttatttttttacttactttattattcaaaatattttaagcacaacttgtcgtttttaatatttgtataagtttttttaataggataagtggtcaaacagtataagtaaaaacttaaaatctattatattatgggacggagggagtagtaattaagaTTGGGATTTGGTTGGTTTTGGGTTAGGCGGCTTGATTGGTTTAGTTTAGTGTGGCTGAAAGCTACGGTTTCTCGGTCGATTGATGGGTTATTGGCGTATTGCTACAGTCTAACTGTGATATGATTAATGTGAAtggacaacaaaaaaaataattgcagtGAAGGAGTGACACAGATGTGGAAGCTGGTCAGTGACAGATGCAGGCAGTGTTGTTTttgtgtactagtagtacttaCCGTGCTATGGTTCATCAAGGTGGTTTGTGCTATGGCATGTGCTGGGTGTCGTGCCAATCAGGTGTGAATATAGGAAATTGGTTCGTCAGTATCATCGTgtcataataaattaattttgctCCATTCTTAAACAGTTTAATCATATATTATGTTGGAGGTTGTCGCGGTCGATTGAACTCGACGGTATTGTACTCTAGCTCGGTCTCGGTATCATTCTCCTATTTTTATTGAACTGTTTAGAAAGGTTGCAAATGCATAGTACATATAAGAGGTTCGTTGCCTGTAGGGATATACACTCATACAAGTTTAAtgtgtcttaaaaaaaaaacttgtcacAACTATTTTATGCATGAATGTCATATGATTTCTATCGTGCAATATCAAATTTGTTGTACTAAAGTTATGGTTTACAATGTTGGGATCATTTGGCTGTTGATTTGCTGCTGTGTTAAACAGTGCTACACAAAAAGAGCAACTGCAAAGCGGCAGCCGCAACCCTAGTTTCAGCCTACCGAACAACCCCATTGAGTGTACTCTTCAAGTTTCCACCAAAAACTATATTAAATTGTTCTAGAAGGTTGCGAATGCCAAACAGTTCACATGGTGTTGCGTTATACATCACACACTACGGTTCAAACTCTCTTAGCACTCGTTCATTGTTTGGAGGGGTCCATACACGTGTACAAATTCAGGGGATGTATGTGATCACTCGGTATGGCGTATAGCGCCATTGACACCTGTTGAGCACACGTAAAGGATACATACTATGATGGCGTAAATGCAATATGTGGTAAGTACACTAGGTTGAGTGTACTCATCCAATTTTGTTTAAAAGAAAATGCTAAACGTTTTCTAGAAGATTGCCAATAAAAGCTGTCAGCTTTAGTGTTCATCGGGTGTAAGGATGGACACATGTACGGTGGTATGGGTTTAGAGGATGTGTATGTGATACCTGTATGGCGTCTAGCACCGGTGACAGTTGTCGACACCATGCGTACAATATACGCGTTATTGTGGCTATAAGTGGAATGTGCGGTGAGCGAGCGCGTCCAATTACTTTTAAAATTGCTATTAACCCCTTTAGAAATGTTTATTAATTATCTAGAGCATATAGAATTCAGAAATTCAAAATAACACATGGCTGTAGTTAAACCTGAAAGCTACATACCCTATTATAAGCAACAAATTATCCTTTCCACAATAGGTGGGAAAAAGATGCCAAAAATAGATAACCCTTTATTATCCACTGTAATTAAAATCGATGTCAAAAAATCACCCTTTATCCACTGTTGGATTATTGCAGGGATACTGAGCTGCAGTAACAATTCGCGCGTATTTTTATACCGAAGAAATTAAGGATAGGGTAAAATTTCTACTTCAAATTTCCCATCCTGTCCTTAAGCCGTACGACACCCTCAAGGGCAAATCCGGAAAGCTCCAGGAGATAGACCAGACCTGCCACGGCCCACTACCACTACAACTGTATCCTACTGTGACACGCTCCATGGACCAACCCCACGAGCCAAGATCCATGGACCGGATCGCTGACACGTGGCGTACCACGTTACATAAAATCCGCCCGGTGCATGGACCGCGTCCACGGAGACCCACCTCCTCCCGCCTCGTCGTGGCGGCTCATTTAATCCAATCTGTTAGtaacattaattaattgtggattaataaaaaaatatcgttCCGTAAATTTACGAGTTAACCCTTGTCCATCTGGTGGTGTTACGGCTGTATTTTACGGAAAGGTCCCTGTAAAAGGACTGGGATGTaaatatttggttttgtagGGGTTGGTTTGGGAAAAGTGGAAAGCAAGAACTTGTCCTATCCATGGTTATTAACCaccccctctccttcctttctttctccACGCTTTCCTCTCGTCCTCTTTatatttctcttcttcctcccttccccttcctctcctctcctctccgtctTCCAAAGCTCGCGGCCTTCTCGCTTTCGATTTCTCTCTCTCGCGGACAGCGTGAATTCGAGGGATTTCTTGGTTGGTTTGGttgtggattggattggattgggttTCTGTGTGTGGAGGTGTGTGTGATTAGAAGCTTTTGcgactggaggaggaggagagatggggGCGGGGGTGTCGGGCCTGTTCGGATTgggcggcgacgagggggagacgtcggcggcggttggtggtgccgcggcggcgggtctGGGCGACCTGCCGGAGCTGTGCGCGGCGGAGGTGCTGCTCCGGCTCGACGCGCCGGAGATCTGCCGGCTCGCGCGGCTCAACCACGCGTTCCGCGGCGCGGCCGGGGCGGATTTCGTGTGGGAGGCCAAGCTGCCGGAGAACTACCGGTATCTGATGAGCTtcgtggagggcggcggcggcggcgacgacgggaggcagctgcggcggcggcggtggcggccggctggGAAGAAGGAGATCTACGCGAGGCTGGCTAGGCCTGTGCCCTTCGATGGCGGCTCAAAGGTATGATGAAATTTTCCCCCTTttgatgtttcttttctttccatgtagtagttgaaagttgaaactatATGAAACACGTTCGTGggattgaaaatttttttgtCTGCAATTAAATTGTTGGTGATTAGtcgctgtttttttttgtggggattGAAACGTTTTCTCTTTGTGCCATGCCGTGTGTTTTAACCATagcatgtttttgtttttttcatttgcaaagtGATAAACCTGAACCGCTCCAAAACTAACCAATTGTCCTTTTTACCTTACGATAATCGTGATTCGGTACTTTTAGCATCCAAAGgacagagattttttttagtaataaaagtatttttagtAGAAAACGCTTAGCTTTGCTAAATTTTCTGTCTTCTTGTTAATTGCAGGAGTTCTGGCTGGAGAAGAGCAAAGGCAGGGTTTGCATGGCGCTATCCTCCAAATCTCTGGTGATAACTGGGATTGATGATAGGAGATACTGGCAACACATTCCAACTGCCGAATCGAGGTAATTATCGCTTTGATCTGATATTCACTAGTAATATTTATCTGTTCCtctgtgtcttttttttttcagaaagatGATATGATAGGATCGTATGAGTTGCTACTTGCATCGTGATGATGTCACAAAATATCTCATGGTGTGATTGACCTGTTCCTAGTTTCTTGTAGAAAATTAATGAATGAGACCATAtagctatttattttttttgctttcttttttacTCGTGTATTCAAATCACAAAGTGTACCCTTAGTTCTGAAACATAATGACATGTTTGGCTGTATGAGCATGTTCTCAATTGTTCGGGATAGTGTTCTTGTAACATGCTTATGTTGTTTGTTGCTCTAATACACGAGACATGAAATCAAATGGTTGAATAATATATATCTTATTGCTGCTGTCGAAATGTAATGTAGCTGCAGTCTTTCCAAGTGATGGCATAAGAAGTATGTATCTACTCTGTGCCAGTGGAAGATATTGACTGTGGATACATCATGCAAATGTATTCATCTATTCAAACTCAATTACGGTTGAGGACATCATATGTTCTGGATTCAACCTTACCTATGCTTTCTTGTTTTGTTCATGCAGATTTCATTCTGTGG
The sequence above is drawn from the Oryza glaberrima chromosome 10, OglaRS2, whole genome shotgun sequence genome and encodes:
- the LOC127753358 gene encoding F-box protein PP2-A13-like, with amino-acid sequence MGAGVSGLFGLGGDEGETSAAVGGAAAAGLGDLPELCAAEVLLRLDAPEICRLARLNHAFRGAAGADFVWEAKLPENYRYLMSFVEGGGGGDDGRQLRRRRWRPAGKKEIYARLARPVPFDGGSKEFWLEKSKGRVCMALSSKSLVITGIDDRRYWQHIPTAESRFHSVAYLQQIWWFEVVGEIDFSFPVGTYSLYFRIHLGKFYKRFGRRVCSTEHVHGWDKKPVRFQLSTSDGQHSLSQCSLGEPGSWVLYHAGDFVVSKPDQTIKLKFSMAQIDCTHTKGGLCVDSAFIYPKGFQQERMVRSQKCRC